In uncultured Desulfobacter sp., one DNA window encodes the following:
- the cobU gene encoding bifunctional adenosylcobinamide kinase/adenosylcobinamide-phosphate guanylyltransferase — translation MTDITHILVLGGCRSGKSNVAKQTADSMAADKKIYLATCVPTDKEMKARIKRHQDDRGPDWETIEEPIRIHETINRACTQAKVILVDCLTLWISNLLFHEKDEAGIMAAVDLLENALHRSTCPVILVSNEVGYGIVPENSLARQFRDMAGLVNQRMAQAVDKVIISMAGIPVQIKPGSGCGRDFGSEALQ, via the coding sequence ATGACCGACATAACGCACATTCTGGTACTCGGTGGCTGCAGAAGCGGCAAAAGCAATGTGGCCAAGCAGACCGCCGATAGTATGGCCGCGGACAAAAAAATCTATCTGGCCACCTGCGTGCCCACGGACAAAGAAATGAAAGCGCGGATTAAACGCCATCAGGATGACCGCGGCCCTGACTGGGAAACAATTGAAGAACCGATACGCATCCATGAAACGATTAATCGGGCCTGTACCCAGGCAAAGGTGATTCTGGTGGATTGCCTAACGCTTTGGATCTCCAACCTACTGTTTCATGAAAAAGATGAGGCCGGTATCATGGCGGCAGTGGACCTGCTTGAGAACGCATTGCACCGGTCAACCTGCCCTGTTATCCTGGTTTCCAATGAAGTGGGATATGGGATTGTTCCTGAAAACAGCCTTGCACGGCAATTCAGGGACATGGCAGGGCTTGTCAACCAACGGATGGCCCAAGCCGTTGACAAGGTTATTATAAGCATGGCCGGTATCCCGGTCCAAATCAAACCCGGGTCCGGTTGCGGCCGGGATTTTGGAAGCGAGGCACTTCAATGA